Proteins encoded by one window of Sphingomonas ginkgonis:
- the queE gene encoding 7-carboxy-7-deazaguanine synthase, translated as MSYAVKEAFLTLQGEGAQSGSRAVFLRFAGCNLWSGREEDRASAQCRFCDTDFVGMDGEGGGRFADAATLADHVERLWGQGAERRLVVITGGEPMLQLDSGLVEALHARGFRIAMESNGTLPAAAGLDWLCVSPKAGTEVVQRAGDELKLVWPQPGIDPEALERWDFAHFLVQPMDGADRAAALDAAIALVMERPRWRLSLQAHKVVGLP; from the coding sequence ATGAGCTACGCGGTCAAGGAAGCCTTTCTGACGCTGCAGGGCGAGGGGGCGCAGAGCGGAAGCCGCGCGGTGTTCCTCCGCTTCGCCGGCTGCAACCTGTGGAGCGGGCGCGAGGAAGACCGGGCCAGCGCGCAGTGCCGCTTCTGCGATACCGACTTCGTCGGCATGGACGGGGAGGGCGGCGGCCGCTTCGCCGATGCCGCGACGCTGGCCGACCATGTCGAGCGATTGTGGGGCCAGGGCGCCGAGCGGCGACTGGTGGTGATCACCGGCGGCGAGCCGATGCTGCAGCTGGATTCCGGGCTGGTCGAGGCGCTTCACGCGCGCGGCTTCCGGATCGCGATGGAGAGCAACGGAACGCTTCCGGCGGCGGCGGGGCTCGACTGGCTGTGCGTCAGCCCCAAGGCCGGAACGGAGGTCGTCCAGCGGGCCGGCGACGAGCTCAAGCTGGTCTGGCCGCAGCCAGGGATCGACCCTGAGGCGCTCGAGCGCTGGGACTTCGCGCATTTTCTCGTCCAGCCGATGGACGGGGCGGACCGGGCAGCGGCGCTGGACGCGGCGATCGCGCTGGTGATGGAGCGGCCGCGCTGGCGGCTCAGCCTCCAGGCGCACAAGGTGGTCGGACTGCCCTGA
- the lipB gene encoding lipoyl(octanoyl) transferase LipB — MRTIAGVEWEVAPGLTAYEAALARMEERAAAIRAGTAGELVWLVEHPPLFTAGTSADPAELFNPMGFPVHVAGRGGRYTYHGPGQRVGYLMLDLDRRGRDVRAFVAALEGWMIAALGRLGVAARQEPGRIGIWTGEGSAEAKIGAIGVRVKKWVTLHGFAINLSPDLSHFGGIVPCGIADFGVTSLQALGNRAKMKALDEALEQEFPEFLGKIGLPSKGA; from the coding sequence ATGAGGACGATCGCCGGCGTCGAATGGGAAGTCGCGCCCGGGCTCACCGCCTACGAGGCGGCGCTGGCCCGAATGGAGGAGCGCGCCGCGGCGATCCGGGCCGGGACCGCGGGCGAGCTGGTGTGGCTGGTCGAGCACCCGCCCCTGTTCACCGCCGGCACCAGCGCCGACCCGGCCGAGCTGTTCAACCCGATGGGCTTCCCGGTCCATGTGGCCGGGCGCGGCGGGCGCTACACCTATCATGGTCCCGGGCAGCGGGTCGGCTACCTGATGCTCGACCTCGACCGCCGCGGCCGCGACGTTCGCGCCTTCGTCGCCGCGCTCGAGGGTTGGATGATCGCCGCGCTCGGCCGGCTCGGGGTCGCCGCCCGGCAGGAACCCGGGCGGATCGGGATCTGGACCGGCGAGGGGTCGGCCGAGGCCAAGATCGGGGCGATCGGCGTGCGGGTGAAGAAGTGGGTCACGCTCCACGGCTTCGCCATCAACCTTTCCCCGGATCTCTCCCATTTCGGCGGGATCGTCCCGTGTGGGATCGCCGATTTTGGCGTGACCTCGCTGCAAGCGCTTGGGAACAGAGCCAAAATGAAAGCGTTGGACGAAGCGCTGGAACAAGAATTTCCCGAATTTCTGGGAAAAATAGGCCTGCCCAGCAAAGGTGCTTGA
- a CDS encoding glycerophosphoryl diester phosphodiesterase membrane domain-containing protein: MRPLSISEAWAGSMARLRSDGRLYGAVGLAFFALPDLVYSVAGASSMASAQRDPGSFALLLLMLLLGMVGQLALARLALGGGASVGEAIRHAARRIPALIGAGFLVALPLMLPLVPILATLQGVTPNSVPSGGQTLAALAFLLWSVLVVWVAARLMLLSPVVTSEPLGPLAALRRTLALTKGRALRLFGLIVAFLIVAAVASIAISSAVGVVVVLALGRPEPWSVSALLLALVAALVQAAITVLFVLLIARIYAQLAAPEVGVPSSGT, from the coding sequence ATGCGTCCACTGTCCATTTCAGAAGCCTGGGCCGGCAGCATGGCCCGGCTGCGCAGCGACGGACGCCTCTACGGCGCGGTCGGGCTCGCCTTCTTCGCGCTCCCCGACCTCGTCTATTCGGTCGCCGGGGCGAGCTCGATGGCCAGCGCCCAGCGCGATCCCGGCTCCTTCGCCCTGCTCCTCCTCATGCTGCTGCTCGGGATGGTCGGGCAGCTCGCGCTCGCCCGCCTCGCGCTTGGCGGCGGCGCCAGCGTCGGGGAGGCGATCCGTCATGCCGCGCGGCGCATCCCCGCGCTGATCGGCGCCGGTTTCCTCGTCGCGCTGCCGCTGATGCTCCCGCTCGTCCCGATTCTCGCCACCCTCCAGGGCGTGACCCCCAACAGCGTCCCGAGCGGCGGGCAGACGCTCGCCGCCCTCGCGTTCCTCCTCTGGTCGGTGCTGGTGGTGTGGGTCGCGGCCCGGCTGATGCTGCTCAGCCCGGTCGTCACCAGCGAGCCGCTCGGGCCGCTGGCCGCGCTGCGGCGGACGCTGGCGCTCACCAAGGGGCGCGCGCTCCGTCTGTTCGGGCTGATCGTCGCCTTCCTGATCGTCGCCGCGGTCGCCAGCATCGCGATCAGCTCGGCGGTCGGCGTGGTCGTCGTGCTGGCGCTCGGCCGGCCCGAGCCCTGGTCGGTTTCCGCGCTGCTGCTGGCCTTGGTCGCGGCGCTGGTCCAGGCCGCGATCACCGTCCTATTCGTGCTGCTGATCGCGCGGATCTACGCGCAGCTCGCCGCGCCGGAGGTCGGGGTGCCGAGCAGCGGCACCTGA